A stretch of the Malus sylvestris chromosome 10, drMalSylv7.2, whole genome shotgun sequence genome encodes the following:
- the LOC126585272 gene encoding uncharacterized protein LOC126585272 has protein sequence MHGMGLHSSPEPDMAEQEADTFQDTEGTAEQVPETQPTRQSLRPLGKKASKKKGSSSKNDYTKYMEELARQGELNLAREKARDEEKVAAMAAILAATEARDAAAERQREVVNRENELVREALHRENELLREERMAQADRDTMSKSLVGLSPNSKYFWTSEKRDAMRRRRARDAETSQGGSSYTNHGNQDPSTTYPNSRDFI, from the coding sequence atgcacggtATGGGTCTACATAGTTCTCCAGAACCAGACATGGCCGAACAAGAAGCCGACACATTTCAAGACACGGAAGGGACGGCTGAACAAGTGCCCGAGACCCAACCGACTCGTCAGTCCCTAAGGCCTCTAGGTAAAAAGGcgtcaaagaaaaaaggtagttcttccaaaaatgactacactaaatatatggaggaacttgctcgccaaggtgaactaAACTTGGCACGagaaaaggctagagatgaggaaaaagttgctgctatggcagcaatattagcagctactgaggcccgtgatgcggcggctgaaagacaaagagaagtagttaatcgagagaacgagctggttagagaagcacttcatcgagaaaatgaattgcttcgagaagaaaggatggctcaagcagatcgtgacactatgagcaagtctctagtaggactgtctccgaattctaaatatttttggacatcggaAAAAAGAGATGCCATGcgtaggaggcgtgcaagagatgcggaaacaagtcaagggggttctagctacacaaatcatggcaaccaagatcctagcaccacatatcctaactcgagagactttatttaa
- the LOC126585270 gene encoding uncharacterized protein LOC126585270, which produces MSSSRRVYKQLQEQQQRLLAQQAELANLEEGGGGDEAFFMEEDEDDHHRRQKASHSRRVMEVVGQIAKPRRVANLDRKREKRGKNLLEDYFIPNSIFPDHVFRRRFRMQRHLFNKIMSDICNHDSYFVQKEDAFHVLGLIPEQKITASLRMLAYGASADQVDEIARMGKTTVLESLMRFCSAIEALYTKEYLRTPTSRDMRRLLRKGEMRGFPGMIGSIDCMHWTWKNCPSAWQRAYGDRKGAKSIILEAVASFDTWIWHAFFGVPGAQNDLNVLAQSPVFDELLQGNSPRCTYWVNGTQYEGSYYLADGIYPRWSTFVKTVPHPQTEKEKHFAKCQEGCRKDVERCFGILQARWAIVRAAARMFDVEALRSIMMTCIILHNMIVEDEYDYDVVDEYEPDPMNNSRTRIYCAHDGTEDPVQHEPLERDGRYNELIVQRYTNVQEPYWHVTRQNDLIEHQ; this is translated from the coding sequence atgtcttcttcaagaaggGTGTATAAGCAGTTGCAAGAGCAACAACAaaggttgttggcacaacaggcagaattggccaatctcgaggaaggtggaggtggagatgaggctttcttcatggaggaggatgaggatgatcaccatagaaggcagaaggcctcacattcccgccgtgtcatggaagtcgtgggtcagatagccaaaccaagacgtgttgcaaacctcgatagaaaaagggaaaaacgaggtaaaaatctattggaagattattttattcccaatagcatattccctgatcatgtttttagacggcgttttagaatgcaacgacatttgttcaacaaaatcatgagtgatatttgcaaccatgattcatactttgtgcaaaaagaggatgcttttcatgttctaggtcttattcccgagcaaaaaattacggcatccttgcgaatgcttgcatatggagcatctgcagatcaagtggatgagatcgcgaggatgggaaaaacaactgttctggagtccctgatgcggttttgctctgcaattgaagccctctacaccaaagagtacctccggacacccacgtcaagggacatgcgaaggcttctgaggaagggtgagatgcgaggcttccctggcatgattggaagcatcgactgcatgcactggacttggaaaaactgtccaagtgcgtggCAAAGAGCATATGGCGACAGAAAAGGAGCCAAAAgcatcattttggaagcggtggcttcatttgatacatggatttggcatgctttttttggtgttccaggagctcaaaatgacctaaatgtccttgcccaatccccagtgttcgacgaactgctgcaaggaaactcgccgagatgcacatattgggttaatggtacccaatacgagggatcatactaccttgcagatggcatttacccaaggtggtcaacatttgtcaaaacagtgccacatccacagactgaaaaggaaaaacactttgcaaaatgtcaagaagggtgtaggaaggatgtcgagcgttgttttggtatcctgcaagctcgttgggcgattgtcagggctgcagctagaatgtttgatgtcgaggctcttcgatccatcatgatgacgtgtattattctccataacatgattgttgaagatgagtatgattatgatgtcgtcgatgaatatgagccagatccgatgaacaactcaagaacacgtatttattgtgctcatgatgGGACCGAAGATCCAGTGCAACACGAGCCGTTGGAACgtgatggacgttacaatgaattgatcgttcAGCGGTACACTAATgtgcaagagccatactggcacgtaacccgccagaatgacttgattgagcaccagtgA
- the LOC126584469 gene encoding uncharacterized protein LOC126584469, translating into MELVFGGTIFSLLPDDRVPNRLTMLQKILFSAMESVINMMREVEVQEKAMDIVQEEASRGGLDIMVKVEELKQMLAHAKDANDMHAGEVFGEKAILATEARELQSRLLNLSDERDKSLAILNEVDSTSLSCLLHYITVGACSIYL; encoded by the exons ATGGAGTTAGTTTTTGGCGGCACCATTTTTTCTCTCCTCCCCGATGATAGAGTTCCTAATCGTTTAACAATGTTGCAGAAAATCCTATTTTCAGCCATGGAATCGGTCATCAACATGATGAGAGAAGTAGAGGTCCAGGAGAAAGCAATGGATATTGTTCAAGAGGAAGCTTCTAGGGGAGGTTTGGATATCATGGTCAAGGTGGAGGAGCTTAAACAGATGTTGGCACATGCAAAAGATGCAAATGACATG CATGCTGGAGAAGTCTTTGGGGAGAAAGCAATTTTAGCAACTGAAGCGAGGGAGCTTCAGTCTCGATTGCTCAACTTATCAGATGAGAGAGATAAATCACTTGCGATTCTTAATGAGGTTGACTCCACTTCATTGAGTTGCTTATTGCACTACATTACAGTTGGTGCATGCTCCATTTATCTTTAA